One window of the Salvia miltiorrhiza cultivar Shanhuang (shh) chromosome 6, IMPLAD_Smil_shh, whole genome shotgun sequence genome contains the following:
- the LOC130990675 gene encoding uncharacterized mitochondrial protein AtMg00810-like, whose product MCKKFTEIMTSKFQMSMMGEMSFFLGLQVKQTKEGILINQSKYAKELINKFEVQHMKTVKIPMNTNWKLDPEKVEKSVSPTKYREIIGSLIYLTASRPDIAFAVGVCARYQSDPKEAHIDATKRMLRYIKGTPNIGLWYPANDDFKLIGYTDLDFARCAIDRKSTFETCQFLGSKLISWF is encoded by the coding sequence ATGTGCAAGAAGTTTACTGAGATTATGACAAGTAAATTCCAGATGtcaatgatgggagaaatgagtTTCTTTCTgggattacaagtcaagcaaACCAAGGAAGgcatactgatcaatcagtctaagtatgccaaggaactgatcaaCAAGTTTGAAGTTCAACACATGAAGACCGTGAAGATTCCCATGAACACCAACTGGAAACTCGATCCAGAAAAAGTGGAAAAATCTGTTTCACCAAcaaagtacagagaaatcattggatcactGATTTACCTGACTGCAAGCAGACCAGACATTGCCTTCGCAGTTGGAGTCTGcgcgagatatcagtcagatcctaaggaagctcacaTAGACGCAACAAAACGCATGCTCAGATAcatcaaaggcacacccaacatAGGCCTTTGGTATCCAGCCAATGATGACTTCAAGCTAATAGGATACACTGATTTAGACTTCGCTCGATGTGCTATCGACAGAAAATCCACTTTCGAAACTTGCCAGTTTCTTGGCAGTAAGCTGATCTCATGGTTCTGA